The Primulina huaijiensis isolate GDHJ02 chromosome 12, ASM1229523v2, whole genome shotgun sequence genome has a window encoding:
- the LOC140989659 gene encoding uncharacterized protein has product MGTKVHCKSYLPGYYSMRDLNEDSISSSWPLFDGDKTVANGQYFNGFMPKTAINGYPENGKDALKQKMIEHETVFRNQVYELHRLYRIQTDMMGEVKRKELHKQGASIEPSSSSSLQGFQMPSNDARKWHMAGFPLSNSGHGRTSVLGVEVVTSPMSCTKGKENQTSQFLFHNSSTSKDCEALNSRPLKVRRKLFDLQLPAEEYVDSEEGGNLQEYKVNARIEPENSFFRSHDGMKANCPTDAFTSDSCFRSSVGIADLNKPVQIEESMSPLLVDFHGNTSSNGETKVMNQPAKSNARFLGVTHGFWMNSTVESEFNKRGRFSYMHEAGSSNNLGTQSQGLPQDKLPMAYNPVQDTLNQLHHASGYAPAYPTVYCKENLLRDGSHCGEFNTQLEPLVASQSSHPFFSSRCFSGSQAHSISPLAKPKSRFTEQITTSGSPSIQEHFGGKWQANDSYRFNAGLRNEQTTRNGFSHGSASGNKELQAHLPSAGFGYLNCSQGDKVVSDRSINHGFGIFAKGSCHVDSKPVLDINLNEVFSNSSNEPWARQDFNTVDRKGKHEDHVSALPWLRPKLTNGNEGNSSVPRASLCGKREPVRDLNQPYTPLVILASNDCVIVEKKEIAETRNVQKILGFPVVDTIAREHEPSSLVSSSTIVNSSPDKNNKRKNIIIDINLAYEPEELEANEEQHMEKATQGACYIDLNSCVSDCEDPQVRSYESQSNSHKVTKEIDLEAPVFLESDDDDTPSMENLPDIGSLHLLEKKVEQTPDEVLRNAADALIAISSSCPNIDMSEVSLADSLLWFVNTMSVCAIELECVSRKESRTRDGSPLQGLYEEIDEFEAMTLQLVETKEDDYMPIPFVPEAQIEDTGANTLVTRTRRGQSRRGRQRRDFQRDILPGLTSLSRHEVTEDLQTFGGLMRATGHHWNSGLTRRNGGRNRGARGRRRAVIETVPNIIPTTVCTSLVQQLNNIESGLEDISLTGWGKTTRRPRRQRCPAGIPPTITLR; this is encoded by the exons ATGGGAACCAAAGTACATTGCAAAAGCTACTTGCCAGGATATTATTCCATGAGAGATCTGAACGAAGATTCAATCAGTAGTAGCTGGCCCCTATTTGACGGAGACAAGACTGTAGCAAATGGGCAGTATTTCAATGGGTTCATGCCAAAAACTGCAATAAATGGTTATCCTGAGAATGGCAAGGATGCATTAAAGCAAAAAATGATCGAACATGAGACTGTTTTCAGAAATCAG GTATATGAACTCCACCGTCTTTACAGAATTCAAACGGATATGATGGGAGAGGTAAAAAGGAAAGAGTTACATAAACAAGGAGCATCAATAGAACCGTCATCATCGTCAAGTCTTCAAGGATTTCAAATGCCATCCAATGATGCTCGTAAATGGCATATGGCTGGATTTCCTTTGTCAAATTCTGGTCATGGTAGAACATCAGTTTTGGGAGTTGAGGTTGTCACTTCTCCCATGAGTTGCaccaaaggaaaagaaaatcagACAAGTCAGTTTCTGTTCCACAACAGTTCTACTTCGAAGGACTGCGAAGCATTGAATTCAAGGCCATTGAAGGTGAGGAGGAAGTTGTTTGATCTTCAACTTCCTGCTGAAGAGTATGTTGATTCTGAAGAAGGGGGAAACTTACAGGAGTACAAAGTAAATGCAAGAATTGAGCCTGAAAATAGTTTCTTTAGAAGTCATGATGGCATGAAGGCTAATTGTCCAACAGATGCTTTCACTTCTGATTCTTGTTTCAGAAGTTCGGTTGGGATCGCAGATTTAAACAAACCCGTTCAGATTGAAGAATCAATGTCTCCATTACTGGTTGATTTCCATGGCAATACTTCCTCCAATGGGGAGACAAAAGTGATGAATCAGCCAGCTAAGTCAAATGCAAGATTTTTAGGTGTAACCCATGGTTTTTGGATGAACTCAACTGTTGAAAGTGAATTCAACAAGAGGGGACGGTTCTCCTACATGCATGAAGCTG GGTCTAGTAATAACCTTGGCACCCAGAGTCAAGGTCTTCCGCAAGATAAGTTGCCTATGGCTTACAATCCGGTCCAAGATACACTGAACCAGCTTCATCATGCTTCTGGATATGCTCCAGCATATCCTACTGTTTATTGCAAGGAAAATCTGTTGAGAGATGGATCCCACTGTGGTGAGTTTAATACCCAGTTGGAACCACTTGTAGCTTCTCAGAGTTCACACCCATTCTTTAGTTCTCGTTGTTTTTCTGGGTCACAGGCTCACTCCATCTCACCATTGGCTAAGCCAAAAAGTAGGTTTACTGAACAGATAACCACATCTGGATCGCCTTCAATCCAGGAACACTTTGGAGGAAAGTGGCAAGCAAATGATAGTTATAGATTTAATGCAGGTTTGAGAAACGAACAAACAACGAGAAATGGGTTTTCACATGGGTCTGCCTCGGGAAACAAAGAACTACAGGCTCACTTGCCATCGGCTGGCTTTGGTTATCTTAACTGCAGTCAGGGTGATAAAGTAGTATCTGACCGCTCAATTAATCACGGATTTGGGATTTTTGCAAAGGGATCCTGTCATGTGGATTCAAAGCCTGTGCTGGATATTAACTTGAACGAGGTATTTTCGAACTCGTCGAATGAGCCCTGGGCCCGGCAAGATTTCAATACAGTAGATCGAAAAGGTAAGCATGAAGATCATGTCTCAGCACTGCCTTGGCTTAGACCTAAGCTAACTAATGGCAATGAAGGGAACTCAAGTGTCCCTCGTGCTTCTTTGTGTGGTAAGCGAGAGCCAGTTAGGGATCTTAATCAGCCGTACACACCATTGGTTATCTTGGCTTCAAATGATTGTGTAATTGTGGAGAAAAAGGAGATTGCTGAGACTCGAAATGTTCAGAAAATTCTTGGGTTTCCAGTCGTTGACACAATTGCCCGAGAACACGAGCCATCCTCACTTGTTTCCTCCTCGACCATTGTTAATTCCTCTCCcgacaaaaataacaaaaggaAGAACATAATAATTGACATAAATCTAGCGTATGAGCCAGAGGAGCTGGAAGCTAATGAAGAGCAACACATGGAAAAGGCGACACAAGGCGCCTGCTACATTGATTTAAACTCTTGTGTAAGTGATTGTGAAGATCCTCAAGTACGGTCCTATGAAAGTCAGAGCAACAGCCATAAGGTAACAAAGGAGATAGATTTGGAAGCTCCTGTCTTCCTGGAGAGTGACGATGACGATACACCATCCATGGAAAATCTTCCCGATATCGGTTCGTTACACTTGTTAGAAAAGAAAGTGGAACAAACACCGGACGAGGTTCTTCGAAATGCAGCAGATGCGCTAATCGCCATCTCATCATCTTGTCCAAATATCGATATGTCTGAAGTTTCCTTGGCGGATTCACTCCTCTGGTTTGTCAATACCATGTCTGTGTGCGCTATTGAACTTGAGTGTGTATCCCGTAAAGAATCAAGAACCAGAGATGGTTCCCCACTGCAAGGTTTGTACGAGGAGATTGATGAATTTGAGGCCATGACATTGCAACTTGTTGAAACTAAAGAAGATGACTACATGCCTATACCCTTTGTTCCCGAAGCCCAGATAGAGGACACGGGAGCCAATACGTTAGTCACTAGAACTCGTAGGGGTCAGTCAAGGAGAGGAAGACAGCGAAGGGACTTTCAAAGGGACATCCTACCCGGTCTAACATCGTTGTCAAGGCATGAAGTTACCGAGGATCTTCAGACATTTGGAGGGCTGATGAGAGCTACTGGCCATCACTGGAATTCGGGATTGACCAGAAGAAACGGCGGTAGAAACAGAGGCGCTAGGGGTAGGAGACGAGCAGTCATTGAAACAGTCCCCAATATCATTCCAACCACAGTCTGCACTTCGTTGGTGCAGCAACTAAACAACATTGAGTCTGGTTTGGAGGACATAAGTCTAACGGGGTGGGGAAAGACAACTAGGCGCCCCCGTCGACAACGATGCCCTGCAGGTATTCCTCCTACTATCACATTAAGATGA
- the LOC140989825 gene encoding nodulin-related protein 2: MDFLSDITKHDHDSKPKPTSDHPTNPVHAHHKRPSNSDLLNSAKVVADAAKSHLRHEPQKHEKGMVANAAADLLCGASEYGKLDDSKGMGKYVDKAEDYLRQYHTTHSTTTVVDSHGNKTTTTTTSATVTTDPEKDPATGGVGDYVKMAEDFLHKPSGGGGGAGAGDFMKMAGDFLKK; this comes from the coding sequence ATGGATTTCTTGTCCGATATCACGAAACATGATCACGATTCGAAGCCGAAGCCCACTTCCGATCACCCCACGAACCCCGTTCACGCGCACCACAAGAGACCATCAAACTCCGACCTTCTCAACAGCGCCAAGGTGGTAGCTGACGCGGCGAAATCCCATCTCCGCCATGAGCCACAGAAGCATGAAAAAGGGATGGTCGCTAATGCGGCCGCGGATCTACTCTGCGGCGCTTCAGAGTACGGAAAGCTAGATGATAGTAAAGGAATGGGAAAGTACGTTGACAAGGCGGAGGATTATCTCCGCCAGTACCACACGACTCACTCCACCACCACCGTTGTTGATTCCCACGGTAACAAAACCACCACCACTACCACCTCCGCCACCGTCACCACCGACCCTGAAAAAGATCCCGCCACTGGCGGCGTTGGGGACTATGTCAAAATGGCGGAAGATTTCTTGCACAAGCCGTCTGGAGGCGGTGGAGGAGCCGGCGCTGGGGATTTCATGAAGATGGCCGGGGATTTCTTGAAGAAGTAG
- the LOC140989824 gene encoding uncharacterized protein, with amino-acid sequence MKSKVEVPGIRPERPKTSAKITDEFSKASFKDQDIKVPKSTSTDKTKPDTGSNVTPSMKKKASYADIDQRGERTSNKSKNPVAETPPTLAFKNLNITTGSEKAEIPAPTPAAKPGPRESMAYAWEKEHMTSVRERHEKMMDTIEKWETKKMTNATRKVKRREAEMDKKRMKTLQSYRTDITRIQEVAEAAMAHAEKNRRNEEIKVKEKVNKIRLTGKIPATCLCF; translated from the exons ATGAAAAGCAAAGTAGAAGTTCCTGGAATCCGACCCGAAAGGCCTAAAACTTCGGCCAAGATTACAG ATGAATTTTCGAAGGCAAGTTTCAAAGATCAAGATATCAAGGTGCCAAAAAGCACTTCAACAGACAAAACGAAGCCAGATACCGGAAGTAATGTCACTCCATCTATGAAGAAGAAAGCTAGTTATGCTGATATAGACCAGAGAGGTGAAAGAACCAGTAACAAATCCAAAAATCCAGTAGCTGAAACGCCTCCAACTTTGGCATTTAAGAATCTGAATATCACCACTGGAAGCGAAAAGGCTGAGATTCCAGCACCAACGCCTGCGGCAAAACCTGGACCTAGAGAATCTATGGCGTATGCTTGGGAGAAAGAACACATGACAAGCGTTAGGGAGCG GCACGAAAAGATGATGGACACCATCGAAAAGTGGGAAACTAAGAAGATGACAAATGCGACACGCAAAGTCAAAAGAAGAGAG GCTGAAATGGATAAGAAACGAATGAAAACCTTGCAGAGCTATCGAACCGACATCACAAGAATCCAGGAAGTTGCAGAAGCAGCCATGGCACATGCAGAGAAGAACCGCAGAAATGAGGAGATCAAAGTGAAAGAGAAAGTGAATAAAATCAGATTAACTGGAAAAATTCCAGCAACATGTCTGTGCTTTTGA
- the LOC140989823 gene encoding heparanase-like protein 2, which yields MELKGGYICCIFLLLFCVSCAEKVELTVKGVSSIAETDDNFICATLDWWPESKCNYNQCPWGKAGILNLDLNSKILANAIKAFNPLRIRIGGSLQDQVLYKIGTFSEKCPHFRRSENGLFGFSIGCLQLDRWDLMNKLFSETGAKITFGLNALIGKKKTDGSLYSGGWNWRNAYDFMKYTAYKGYKIDSYELGNELCGSGVAGRIEAEQYGKDMIALKKLIKILYPNPTTEPKVLGPAGFYEKQWFDTFLKASGPNVVDGLTHHIYNLGPGNDPSLINKIQDPHFLDRISQTYSDISSSISSFGPWTGAWVGEAGGAFNSGGKDVSHTFVNGFWYLDQLGMASRFNHKVFCRQTLIGGNYGLLNTTSFIPNPDYYGALLWSRLMGKNVLAASHNGSPFLRVYSHCSKKTTGISVLLINMSNSTTFDVSITNDMNSYAGQYNQREEYHLAPKDGNILSDVLLLNGTPLKLTESFDIPVLNPKIADAKFPVILAPNSIAFVIVKGFRAPACA from the exons ATGGAATTGAAGGGTGGTTATATTtgctgtatttttttattattgttttgtgtttCGTGTGCGGAAAAAGTGGAGTTAACAGTGAAGGGAGTAAGCTCCATAGCCGAGACAGATGATAACTTCATATGTGCAACGCTGGATTGGTGGCCGGAAAGTAAATGTAACTACAACCAGTGCCCATGGGGAAAAGCGGGCATTCTCAATTTG GATTTGAATAGCAAGATTCTGGCAAATGCCATTAAAG CATTCAACCCTCTTCGGATCAGAATTGGAGGTTCGCTCCAAGATCAGGTACTGTACAAAATCGGAACTTTCTCCGAAAAATGCCCGCATTTCAGAAGAAGCGAGAATGGATTGTTTGGATTTTCAATAGGTTGTCTTCAATTGGATAGATGGGATCTCATGAACAAATTATTCAGCGAAACCGG GGCTAAGATTACATTTGGCTTGAATGCACTCATTGGAAAGAAGAAAACCGATGGTTCTCTTTACAGCGGCGGCTGGAACTGGAGAAACGCCTACGATTTCATGAAGTACACTGCCTATAAAGGATACAAGATTGATTCGTATGAACTTG gaAATGAGCTATGTGGAAGTGGGGTTGCTGGACGAATAGAAGCAGAACAATATGGCAAAGATATGATTGCACTCAAAAAACTAATCAAGATTTTGTACCCTAATCCAACCACAGAACCTAAAGTTTTAGGCCCTGCTGGATTTTACGAGAAGCAATGGTTTGACACATTCCTGAAGGCTTCGGGACCGAATGTAGTTGATGGTTTGACACACCATATCTACAATCTCGGACCAG GTAATGATCCAAGTCTAATCAACAAGATTCAAGATCCGCATTTTCTCGATCGTATCTCTCAAACGTACAGCGATATTTCCAGCAGCATCAGTTCATTCGGACCATGGACAGGTGCATGGGTTGGAGAAGCTGGTGGGGCTTTCAACAGTGGTGGCAAGGATGTGTCGCATACATTTGTTAATGGATTTTG GTATTTGGATCAACTGGGAATGGCATCGAGATTCAACCACAAGGTTTTCTGCAGACAAACTTTAATTGGAGGAAACTATGGCCTATTGAACACGACTTCATTCATCCCTAATCCAGATTATTATGG CGCGCTTTTATGGAGTCGTTTGATGGGAAAGAACGTACTCGCTGCTTCTCACAATGGCTCCCCGTTCTTGCGTGTCTACTCTCATTGCTCCAAGAAAACA ACAGGAATATCTGTGCTTTTGATAAACATGTCGAATTCAACAACATTCGATGTTTCGATAACTAATGACATGAACTCGTATGCtggacaatacaatcaaagggaAGAGTACCATTTGGCTCCAAAAGATGGAAATATCCTAAGTGATGTGTTGTTGCTGAATGGAACTCCATTGAAGCTCACAGAATCATTTGATATTCCTGTGTTGAATCCAAAGATTGCCGACGCCAAATTTCCAGTTATATTGGCACCCAATTCGATAGCTTTTGTCATAGTTAAAGGATTTAGAGCACCTGCTTGTGCTTAG